A single genomic interval of Microbacterium sp. LWO14-1.2 harbors:
- a CDS encoding FHA domain-containing protein, with product MQTIYRPGQWYLIVVPGALVALPPDVSSQVVARLWDRLPAEKTLSCVVDVLTSGEGGSFSTLPPFAAAVAEGKDVRIALRGGVVARVSSGPDEAQEFTGAEVTTWSERFVGGATRIEITVEETAVASGLPVQSGVVRAAAVSAELEASDAEPITAVLGPVPLIESAPEGASAAVLGAVPAPPLAFFGAGTAAAVAQVADAASAEPEREPESAPEPTVEPEPAVEPEPTVEPEPEPEPTVEPEPTVEPEPEPEPEPTVEPEPTAESEPEPEPEPEPEPVDDAVDGNTLVPSEVLGTPSSEIDDTVAPSDTADDTIAPSEIDDFEQLFAPTVHTAPVPVAATPQPPIPPIVEGDHDGATISAAEMRALRQQAPSGDDTPTQVIPVAASGSGRIRVSTGQVVELDRTVIIGRRPRSQRASGENLPHLVAVESPQQDISRSHLEVRPDADTVVVIDLHTTNGSTLLRPGSDPVRLHPGEQTLVLSGDVVDLGDGVTVAFEDLP from the coding sequence ATGCAGACGATCTACCGACCGGGTCAGTGGTATCTGATCGTCGTTCCCGGAGCGCTCGTCGCACTCCCGCCAGACGTGTCGAGCCAGGTCGTCGCGCGGCTGTGGGATCGGCTGCCCGCAGAGAAGACCCTCTCCTGCGTGGTGGACGTTCTCACCTCGGGCGAGGGCGGCTCGTTCTCGACGCTGCCGCCGTTCGCCGCAGCGGTCGCGGAGGGCAAGGACGTGCGCATCGCGCTGCGAGGCGGCGTGGTGGCGCGCGTCAGCAGCGGTCCCGACGAGGCCCAGGAGTTCACCGGGGCGGAGGTGACCACCTGGAGCGAGCGCTTCGTCGGCGGCGCCACCCGCATCGAGATCACCGTGGAGGAGACAGCTGTCGCGTCGGGACTCCCCGTGCAGAGCGGCGTCGTCCGCGCGGCGGCCGTCAGCGCCGAGCTCGAGGCCTCCGACGCCGAGCCGATCACGGCCGTGCTGGGTCCGGTGCCCCTGATCGAGTCAGCGCCCGAGGGAGCATCGGCGGCCGTGCTGGGTGCCGTCCCCGCTCCGCCGCTGGCGTTCTTCGGCGCGGGCACCGCTGCCGCCGTCGCACAGGTCGCGGATGCGGCATCCGCCGAGCCGGAGCGGGAGCCGGAGTCCGCGCCCGAGCCCACCGTCGAGCCGGAGCCTGCCGTCGAGCCGGAGCCCACCGTCGAGCCGGAGCCCGAGCCGGAGCCCACCGTCGAGCCGGAGCCCACCGTCGAGCCCGAGCCCGAGCCGGAGCCGGAGCCCACCGTCGAGCCGGAGCCCACCGCCGAGTCGGAGCCGGAGCCGGAGCCCGAACCCGAGCCGGAGCCGGTCGACGACGCGGTCGACGGCAACACCCTGGTCCCCAGCGAGGTCCTCGGGACGCCGTCGAGCGAGATCGACGACACGGTCGCGCCGTCGGACACCGCCGACGACACGATCGCGCCGAGCGAGATCGACGACTTCGAGCAGCTGTTCGCGCCCACGGTGCACACGGCGCCCGTACCGGTGGCTGCGACTCCTCAGCCGCCGATCCCTCCCATCGTCGAGGGCGATCACGACGGTGCGACGATCTCGGCCGCCGAGATGCGCGCGCTCCGCCAGCAGGCGCCCTCCGGCGACGACACGCCCACCCAGGTCATCCCGGTGGCGGCATCCGGATCAGGACGCATCCGCGTCTCCACCGGACAGGTCGTCGAGCTCGACCGCACCGTGATCATCGGCCGCCGCCCGCGCTCGCAGCGCGCGAGCGGCGAGAACCTCCCGCACCTCGTCGCCGTCGAGAGCCCGCAGCAGGACATCTCGCGCAGCCACCTCGAGGTCCGCCCCGACGCCGACACCGTGGTGGTCATCGACCTGCACACGACCAACGGCTCGACGCTGCTGCGCCCCGGCTCCGACCCTGTTCGTCTGCACCCCGGGGAGCAGACGCTCGTCCTGTCCGGAGATGTCGTCGATCTGGGAGACGGAGTGACCGTCGCGTTCGAGGATCTTCCGTGA
- a CDS encoding protein phosphatase 2C domain-containing protein, with the protein MRPGLVVHTGSATHAGLRRALNEDSYLASSPVFVVADGMGGHEAGERASATVIEEFALFIGRTSLALDDVRFALERAREGVEHLSTSGNGRAGTTLSGVVIASVDGMGYWLAVNIGDSRTYRFADAELEQITVDHSVVQELIDAGELTPEDASTDRRRNIITRAIGASSTGDADYWLFPAELGDRIIVCSDGLTSELPDRRIREILSTTADPQEAAEALVAEALQAGGRDNITVVIADAVSVASRPGTLLETDIDMDTRPRESAGGVR; encoded by the coding sequence ATGAGGCCCGGGCTGGTCGTCCACACGGGCTCCGCGACCCATGCCGGACTGCGTCGCGCACTGAACGAGGACTCGTACCTCGCGAGCTCTCCGGTCTTCGTCGTCGCAGACGGCATGGGCGGGCACGAGGCAGGCGAGCGCGCCAGCGCCACGGTCATCGAGGAGTTCGCGCTGTTCATCGGCCGGACCTCGCTCGCGCTCGATGACGTCCGCTTCGCGCTGGAGCGGGCCCGCGAGGGCGTCGAGCACCTGTCCACCTCGGGCAACGGCCGCGCGGGCACGACGCTGAGCGGTGTCGTGATCGCGTCGGTCGACGGCATGGGGTACTGGCTCGCGGTGAACATCGGCGACTCGCGCACCTATCGCTTCGCGGATGCCGAGCTCGAGCAGATCACGGTCGACCACTCCGTCGTGCAGGAACTCATCGACGCGGGAGAACTCACCCCCGAGGACGCGTCGACCGATCGACGGCGCAACATCATCACCCGGGCGATCGGCGCCAGCAGCACGGGGGATGCCGATTACTGGCTGTTCCCCGCAGAGCTCGGCGACCGCATCATCGTGTGCTCCGACGGACTCACCTCGGAGCTGCCCGACCGGCGTATCCGCGAGATCCTGTCGACGACGGCCGATCCGCAGGAGGCCGCGGAGGCCCTGGTCGCCGAGGCGCTCCAGGCCGGCGGGCGCGACAACATCACGGTCGTCATCGCAGACGCGGTCTCGGTGGCCTCGCGCCCCGGCACGCTGCTCGAGACCGACATCGACATGGACACTCGCCCACGCGAGTCAGCAGGAGGGGTTCGCTGA
- a CDS encoding RDD family protein, whose amino-acid sequence MTQPAFAQIAPINRRAIGYLIDAAIAAGIAVVLYGALIAAISLSGGVEAGLTTLLIGGPIVSLLLLGWFVVYTLMQAGKGSIGMRAQGLRLVSAVDGSPLGFGRALLRNVIFGLAAGIVVGYFTPLFDGSGRFQGWHDKVANALVLDARQSPAPVSAPSGPDVTVAAGAAYGSAGAAYGSAGGAPVPPAIPGLPAAPASGGFTPPTVPAPPAPEPAPVAAPAASAFTVPADTPPAAPATATPAPAAAYDPPATPPRPPAPFESPAPSESPAPVENPSADEGSLIAFVPGVTQPGPPSRVEPPAAAQEPESDLDPGLDETIVQRPSTPPAPATPPASAIPPVAATPPVAATPTVPATPPVPVTPPVPAMPPAPEVPTAQPATPEPVPVTPAPALAPTTTPAFDAEYDEEAELEQTRISVPGHRLIFTWDDGTRVPVSRRTIFGRNPAPEDGAVLVPVRDETLSLSKTHFEAASEASGGWVLDRHSTNGMTIVRDGQRFACPAGQRVPVRLGDAIEIGDRIVTVGGYA is encoded by the coding sequence ATGACGCAGCCCGCGTTCGCGCAGATCGCGCCGATCAACCGCCGCGCGATCGGCTACCTCATCGACGCGGCCATCGCCGCCGGGATCGCCGTGGTGCTCTACGGCGCCCTGATCGCTGCGATCAGCCTGTCGGGCGGGGTCGAGGCGGGGCTCACGACCCTTCTGATCGGCGGCCCGATCGTCTCGCTCCTGTTGCTCGGCTGGTTCGTCGTCTACACGCTGATGCAGGCGGGCAAGGGCTCGATCGGGATGCGAGCGCAGGGACTGCGTCTCGTGTCCGCGGTCGACGGCTCTCCGCTCGGGTTCGGTCGGGCGCTGCTGCGCAACGTCATCTTCGGTCTCGCCGCCGGCATCGTCGTCGGATACTTCACTCCGCTGTTCGACGGATCCGGACGCTTCCAGGGCTGGCACGATAAGGTCGCGAACGCTCTCGTGCTCGACGCCCGACAGTCGCCGGCCCCCGTCTCGGCACCGAGCGGCCCCGACGTCACGGTCGCCGCCGGTGCAGCCTACGGTTCCGCCGGTGCGGCGTATGGTTCCGCCGGCGGTGCACCGGTTCCGCCGGCGATCCCGGGGCTCCCCGCCGCGCCCGCCTCGGGCGGCTTCACTCCTCCGACCGTCCCCGCACCGCCCGCACCCGAGCCCGCTCCTGTGGCGGCTCCCGCAGCGAGCGCCTTCACGGTGCCGGCGGACACACCGCCCGCCGCTCCGGCGACGGCTACCCCGGCGCCCGCAGCCGCGTACGACCCGCCTGCCACGCCTCCGCGGCCGCCGGCACCGTTCGAGAGCCCCGCACCGTCGGAGAGCCCCGCGCCGGTAGAGAACCCGTCGGCGGACGAGGGATCACTGATCGCGTTCGTGCCCGGTGTCACACAGCCCGGTCCTCCGTCCAGGGTGGAGCCGCCGGCGGCCGCGCAGGAGCCTGAGTCGGACCTCGACCCGGGACTCGACGAGACGATCGTGCAGCGGCCGAGCACGCCTCCCGCTCCCGCCACACCCCCTGCTTCCGCCATACCTCCCGTCGCCGCGACGCCTCCCGTCGCCGCGACGCCTACCGTCCCCGCGACGCCTCCCGTTCCCGTGACGCCTCCCGTTCCCGCGATGCCGCCCGCACCGGAAGTGCCGACGGCTCAGCCCGCGACTCCCGAGCCCGTTCCCGTGACGCCCGCGCCCGCGCTCGCCCCGACCACGACGCCCGCGTTCGATGCGGAGTACGACGAGGAGGCCGAGCTCGAGCAGACCCGCATCAGCGTCCCCGGCCACCGCCTCATCTTCACGTGGGACGACGGCACCAGGGTCCCCGTCTCCCGCCGCACGATCTTCGGCCGCAATCCCGCCCCCGAGGACGGCGCGGTGCTGGTTCCGGTGCGCGATGAGACGCTCTCGCTGTCGAAGACGCACTTCGAGGCGGCATCCGAAGCGTCCGGCGGCTGGGTGCTCGACCGGCACTCCACGAACGGCATGACGATCGTGCGCGACGGACAGCGCTTCGCGTGCCCCGCAGGACAGCGCGTTCCCGTGCGCCTCGGCGACGCGATCGAGATCGGCGACCGCATCGTGACCGTCGGCGGCTACGCATGA
- a CDS encoding transglutaminaseTgpA domain-containing protein, giving the protein MTAVSTALAKDFAGMPVRRWILDLSASALLIAVSIVGFWPTFAGPSYLPAAIGALFLGLAIAAVATWRRWGILIVAGLTVAVYFVFGGALALPHTAILGVIPSLETLEKLAVGTVTAWKQLLTTVAPVSGADGHFLVPFLLTLVITVLTASLALRLPQVAWALLPAGVMLMLVIALGTPEPAFPVLQGLVFAVLATAWLALRQLWAPHNAAVSVSEVDPSRAAHMRLRRLLAGVAVLAVAGGAGIATSAIAAPVQPRHVFRDVIIPPFNIRDYPSPLQAFRKNVRDEAGDTLFTVNGLPKGARMRIAVMDQYDGMVYNVTDGGADSSSAFTPIRANMSPDAEGIPVTLQVEIDEYRGVWVPDAGQVSQIDFSGGRADELRRSTYYNTATGTAVATSKLAEGDSYTVDTVIPNEFDDTQLADVGFGTVPLPKQSNVPEELTSLAAETVSGAESPIEQVRALETFLADGGFFSHGLEGEVLSRAGHTAERITTLIGGDQMIGDDEQYSVAMALLAREVGIPARVVMGFYPDEEQAGDAVFEATGDNVHAWVEVNFEGLGWLTFNPTPPEDKVPNDQNTKPKVDPKPQVLQPPPPPQEPVDLPPTLPDDRKGDDETLNILGIIGTILVIGGISLSILALLASPFIVIGAWKAAKRRSRRAAARTSDRISGGWDELTDRAVDYGARLAPGGTRSEEAAAVVATLAVPRVTDLAQRADAEVFGPTDPTPEDVDAFWSEVDTIVGGLGAEAGFWKRTKARLSLRSLLGGSAISNGLQGLRDAATARVRREPGTIESSTTTPSAPESETP; this is encoded by the coding sequence GTCGCTGGATCCTCGATCTCAGCGCCTCCGCGCTGCTCATCGCGGTGTCGATCGTGGGTTTCTGGCCCACGTTCGCCGGACCGTCGTACCTCCCGGCCGCGATCGGCGCCCTGTTCCTCGGACTCGCCATCGCCGCCGTCGCGACGTGGCGGCGCTGGGGCATCCTGATCGTCGCCGGCCTCACGGTCGCCGTCTACTTCGTGTTCGGCGGCGCGCTCGCACTGCCGCACACGGCGATCCTCGGCGTCATCCCGTCGCTGGAGACCCTGGAGAAGCTCGCGGTCGGCACCGTCACGGCCTGGAAGCAGCTCCTCACCACGGTGGCCCCCGTGTCGGGCGCCGACGGGCACTTCCTCGTGCCGTTCCTGCTGACCCTCGTCATCACGGTGCTGACGGCGTCGCTCGCGCTGCGTCTGCCGCAGGTCGCCTGGGCACTGCTGCCCGCGGGCGTCATGCTCATGCTGGTGATCGCGCTCGGCACGCCCGAGCCCGCCTTCCCCGTGCTGCAGGGCCTCGTGTTCGCGGTGCTCGCCACCGCGTGGCTCGCGCTCCGCCAGCTGTGGGCGCCGCACAACGCCGCCGTCTCGGTGAGCGAGGTCGATCCCTCGCGGGCCGCGCACATGCGGCTGCGTCGGCTGCTCGCGGGTGTGGCCGTGCTCGCGGTCGCCGGAGGCGCGGGCATCGCGACGAGTGCGATCGCCGCCCCGGTGCAGCCGCGGCACGTGTTCCGTGACGTGATCATCCCGCCCTTCAACATCCGCGACTACCCGAGCCCGCTGCAGGCGTTCCGCAAGAACGTGCGCGACGAGGCCGGCGACACGCTCTTCACCGTGAACGGTCTGCCGAAGGGCGCCCGCATGCGCATCGCGGTCATGGACCAGTACGACGGCATGGTCTACAACGTCACCGACGGCGGTGCCGACTCGTCGAGCGCGTTCACACCGATCCGCGCGAACATGTCGCCGGATGCCGAGGGCATCCCCGTGACGCTGCAGGTCGAGATCGACGAGTACCGCGGGGTGTGGGTGCCCGACGCCGGACAGGTGTCGCAGATCGACTTCTCGGGCGGGCGTGCCGACGAGCTGCGCCGATCGACCTACTACAACACGGCGACGGGCACGGCTGTGGCGACGTCGAAGCTCGCGGAGGGCGACAGCTACACGGTCGACACCGTGATCCCGAACGAGTTCGACGACACGCAGCTCGCCGACGTCGGCTTCGGCACCGTGCCGCTGCCGAAGCAGAGCAACGTGCCGGAGGAGCTGACCTCGCTCGCCGCGGAGACGGTGTCGGGTGCCGAGTCGCCCATCGAGCAGGTGCGGGCGCTCGAGACGTTCCTCGCCGACGGCGGCTTCTTCAGTCACGGCCTCGAGGGCGAGGTGCTGTCGCGGGCCGGCCACACCGCCGAGCGCATCACGACGCTCATCGGCGGCGACCAGATGATCGGCGACGACGAGCAGTACTCGGTCGCGATGGCGCTGCTGGCTCGCGAGGTCGGCATCCCCGCCCGCGTCGTCATGGGCTTCTACCCCGACGAGGAGCAGGCCGGGGACGCCGTGTTCGAGGCGACCGGCGACAACGTGCACGCGTGGGTCGAGGTGAACTTCGAGGGGCTCGGGTGGCTCACGTTCAACCCGACGCCGCCCGAGGACAAAGTCCCCAACGACCAGAACACCAAGCCCAAGGTCGACCCGAAGCCGCAGGTGCTGCAGCCGCCGCCCCCGCCGCAGGAGCCGGTCGACCTGCCCCCGACCCTGCCCGACGACCGCAAGGGCGACGACGAGACGCTCAACATCCTCGGCATCATCGGCACGATCCTCGTGATCGGCGGCATCTCGCTGTCGATCCTCGCGCTGCTCGCCTCTCCGTTCATCGTGATCGGCGCGTGGAAGGCGGCGAAGCGCCGCTCGCGGCGCGCCGCCGCCCGGACCTCCGACCGCATCAGCGGCGGCTGGGACGAGCTCACCGACCGCGCCGTCGACTACGGCGCGCGCCTCGCACCGGGAGGGACCCGCTCGGAGGAGGCCGCGGCTGTCGTCGCGACCCTCGCCGTGCCGCGCGTCACCGATCTCGCGCAGCGGGCGGATGCCGAGGTGTTCGGACCGACCGATCCGACACCCGAAGACGTCGACGCCTTCTGGAGCGAGGTCGACACGATCGTCGGAGGACTCGGCGCCGAAGCCGGCTTCTGGAAGCGGACCAAGGCGCGCCTGAGCCTTCGTTCGCTGCTGGGCGGCTCCGCGATCTCGAACGGTCTGCAGGGTCTCCGCGATGCCGCCACCGCGCGGGTCCGACGCGAACCTGGCACTATCGAGAGCAGCACCACGACACCGTCCGCACCCGAGAGCGAGACCCCATGA